In the Deinococcus sp. NW-56 genome, GACGATGGTCCGCAGCGGTTCTTGCAGGTCGTGGGCCGCCACGAAGGCGAACTGCTCGAGGTCACGGTTCGACCGCCGCAGTTCCTCGTTCGTGCGCCGCAGGGTCTCCTCGGCCTGCTTGCGGGCCGTGACGTCACTGAAGGTCACCACGGTCCCCTGAATCTCGCCCCGGCTGCCCCGCAGGGGCGTGGCGATGTACGCCACCGGAAAGCTGCTGCCGTCCCTGCGCCAGAACACCTCCCCGTCGCTGCGGCGGACCTGCCCGTCCAGCTGCGAATGCCGAATCAGGCAGTCGTCCTCCGGGTAGGGTTCGCCGCCTGCCCGGGTGTGGTGCAGCAGGGCGTGCTGGGGCCGACCCAGCATCTCCCCCAGGCTGTAGCCCGTCATCGCCAGCGCCGCCGGATTGGCGAAGGTCGTGTGCCCCGCGAGGTCCACCCCGAAGATCCCCTCCCCGGCCGATTCGAGCAGTTGGCGGTTCAGCGCCTGAAGCTGGGCGTTCTGGTTGTTCAGGGCCTGTTCGGCGGCCTTGCGGTCGCTCAGGTCGAGCACGTAGGCGATCAGGGTGTCTCCCTGCAGCTCGGCGCGGGCCAGCGCGACGAGCAGGGGAACGCGCGCGCGGCCCGGACGCAGGTATTCCTTCTCGTAGGGGTCGCTGTACCCGCGCTCCTGCACCTGCGCGATGGCCCGCTCGTCGGCCGGGAGCCACTCCGGGGGAGTGATGCTCTGCCAGTTCACCGCTCCCTGCTCCAGCGCCCCTCGGGTCAGCCCGGTCAGGCGCAGGTACGCGTCATTGGCGTAGGACAGCCGACCGTCGGGGTGTCCGATCACCACGCCGATGGGGTTGGCGTCGGCCAGGCGGCGAAAGTGCGCCTCGCTGCCGCGCAGCCGCTCCTCGGCCCGCACCTGATCGGTCACGTCCCGGTTCGTTTCCAGCACCGCGAACTCACCGGGACGGTTGCCCGGCACCAGCACCTGCCGGGAGTCCACGGTGACCTCATGTCCCGCGCGGGTGGTGTGGGTCAGGCGACCATGCCACTCGCCCCTCGCCCGCAGAACCTCGTCGGTGGCGGCGGGCGCCGCGTTCCCGTGGGGCCGGGTTCGCAGCAGCGTGCGGGGGTCCTGCCCCAGCGCCTCCTCAGGACCAAAGCCGTACAGCTCGGTCGCCGCCCGGTTCCAGAAGGTGACGCTTCCCCCCAGCGACGACACGATCACCGCGTCGTGGGTGAGGCCCAGCAGTTCGGCCTGCCGCCGGGCCGTCTCCTCGGCGGCCTTGAAACGGGTGATGTCGCGCGAGACAGCCAGCAGCCGGGTGACCGTCCCCCCCTCGTCCCGCACCGGGCTGACAGTCACGTCCCACCAGCGGGGCGTGCCGCGGAACGTCGGGCAGAAGCCCGAGAAGTGCCCGGTGTGCCCCGCGCGGGCCGCCGCCAGCGCCGCCATAACCTCGGGCTGCGTGGCCTCCGGCCAGAAGCTCGGCCACAGCGCCCGCTCGCACACGCTGAACTCGTCGATCTCCATCACCCGCTGCCCGCCCGCATTCATGCTCAGCAGGTGCGCGTCCAGGTCCAGCACCTTGATGCAGTCGGCGCTCTCCTCCACAATCTGCCGCAGCAACCGCAACTCGTCGGGCGCGGCCCGCAGGCCGTCCGTCTGACCGGGCCTCTGCTCGCCCGCCTGCGGCGTCACGGGGTCCGCCCCGCGTCCGCACCCGCCGGGCACCTCATGGTCCCTGGCCCTCTGCCCCCTGGGCGTGTAAAGAAGTGGACATGACGCCCGCCATGGTACACAGCGGCCGCCCGGGCACAGGCCCGGCGGGTGCGTGCAAGCCCCCCCACCTCACGCCGACGCGGCCTCCCCCGCGGGGCCGTCGTCGCACAGCTGCCCCAGGGTGATGTTGCCCAGAATCTCGCGGATGCCTAGCGAGGCCGAGAGCCATGCCCGCTTGAGGTTGCACTTGCCGGTGCGCTGCTGGGTCGCGCAGCGCGGCTTGGTCTGGCAGGGGTCGAGAATCACCGGGCCGCTGACCGCCTCGATCACGTCGAGCAGGCTGATGCGGGCGGGGTCCACCCTGAGGGTCACCCCGCCCCCCCGCCCCTTGGTGCTGGCGATGAAGTTCATCTCCGCGAGGCGCCGCAGCACCTTGGCGAGAAAGGGGTAGGGCAACTGCAACTGCTCGGCGATGGTCGCGGCGTTCGTGCCGGGATTCTGGGCGATGTTCAGCAGCGCGTGGATGGCGTAGCTCTCCTCACGCTTGAGCAGGCTGCGCCAGGGATCACCGGGCAACTCGGTGGGGCCAGCCGTGGGCAGGGCGGTCATGGCCGCAGTTTATCTGGACCGAAGGGTCCAATTCCAGGAAGGAAGCCAGGTTCTGCTCCGCCACAGCGGGCGGCTGGGTGCGGCCAGCCATCGCGTTCACGGCTTCGTCATTTCCTCCTGCCCTCTGTCCTTCAGCCATCCCGGCATCCGCTCCAGCCACTTTCTCAGTTCGGCTTCCTGGCCACGCCCGAGGTGCTGCAGGAACCGGGGACTGCCCAGGGTCCGGCGCACCTGTTCCAGCTGCCGCGCCATCAGCGGGTCGGCTGGGCTGGCCGGGCGCAGCGCGGCGACTTCCTCCCGCAGTTCGCGCCCAGTGGCTCCCCCCAGGGCAAGGTCCAGCAGCCGCTCCCGATGCTCTGCCGGGGCCGCCGCCACGATCCCGGCGAGGCTGTAGGGCAGTCCGCGCGTCCGCATGGCCTCCAGCACCTCCGGGGGCCACTGCAGCATCCGCAGTTTGTTCTTTGCGAAGCTCTGCCAGGTTTGCTGCCCGACGAGCGCGAAGACCTCCTCCAACAGCCCCACCTGCGCCGGGTCTGGACGGCGCAGGTTCGCCATCAGGGCCTGCCGCGCTTCCCCCGGCGTGAGGCCCAGGCGCAGCGCGACCAGCCGCAGCAGTCCCTCGGTCTCGTCGATGGGCGACAGCCCCTCGCGCTGCAGGTTTTCGACCAGCCCGACCTCGATCATCTGGAGGTCGGTGAGGGGCCGCACCAGCACCGGCACCTCGGTCAGCCCCGCTGCCAGGGCCGCGCGGTAGCGGCGTTCGCCCGCCGCGATCTCATACCCCTGTCCTGAGGGGACGGGGCGCACCAGCAGCGGTTGCAAGATGCCCTGCTCGCGCACGCTGCGGGTCAGCTGTTCCAGTTCCTCCCCGCCGATATGGCGCCGGGGCTGGCCCGGGTAGGGGCGCACCTGCTCCAGGGGCAACCGCTGGACCTCCGAGCCTGCCTGGGTCAGGGCCTGGGCTCCTCCCAGCAGGCCCCCGAGGTCGCGCTGGGGACGCTTGCGGGTCATGCCGCGCCTCCCCTGACCTTCAGCCCCACCGCCTGCGCCACGTCCTCGGCCAGCCGCCGCACGTCCCCATGAACCGGGGACCCCGGCGCATAGAGTCCGACGGGCTGCCCCGCCGTCGTGCTGTCGAGCCAGACCGCCTCCCGCTGCGGCACCGGGCGGGCCAGGGGAGCGAGGTTCTCCTGCAGAGCCGCCAGCACCTCCCGGTCATGCAGGCGCCGGGCGTCGTACAGGGTGGGCACGTAGAGCGCCACTGTCAGGTCCGGCCGCACGTCCCGGTACTCCTGAAAGGCCTCGGTCAGCCCCGGCAGGGCGTCCAGCCCCTTCTGGCGGGTCGGCACCGGCACAATCATGTGGTCAGCGGCGATGGCCCCCAGGATCGACAGTTGCCCCAGGCTGGGCGGGCTGTCGATCAGCACCAGGTCGTAGGTGTCCGAGACTTCCAGCAGCGCCCGGCGCAAACGGGCGTGCGCGCCGACCCGGCCCATCATCTGGTTTTCCGCCAGCGCGAGGCTGACGTGTGACGGGATCAGCGCGAGGCCGTGGGCCTGACGGGGTGCCGGTAGGGAAGCACCGTCCACCGCGACCCCATACACGGTCTCTTCCCGCTCCACCCCGCTCACGCCCAGCCACCCCGTCAGGTTGGCCTGGGGATCAAGATCGATCAGCAGGACGCGCTGTCCCTGGCGGCTCAACTCATAACCCACCTCCCGGGTCACGCTGGTCTTGCCCGCGCCCCCCGCGTGGTTGAAGACGGTGAGGATATTCATGTCCTCCACCATAGCCCGGCAAGCTGTTCTTTTTGAAAAGAACGGACGTGGAATGGTGCTGACCCAATCCCTGGTTGTTCACCATCGGTGCGCTCCGTCCACGATCCGGTCGAGCGAGGTCAGGGGTCGTGCCCTGCGCTACCGGGGCAGCGTCGGGGTCAAGGCTGCGGAGGGAGGTTGCTGGTGCCCAGCCAGCGGAATCACGCGCGCCTTGGGCAGGCATTCCCCTTCTCCACCGCCCGGCTGCGCCGCCGCATCCCCGGATCTCTGCGGGCTGGGTACAGCGAACCTGGGTAGGCCAGGAGGCCGAACTCACCCGGCTCCAGACCCGGCGGCTCACGGGTGACGCCTTCACCCGTTCAGAGCCGCGCTGGGAGGACCGGACGCCGAATATCGCATTGACTGTGCTGGAATCCGTGCAGGCCGTTCGGGCAGCCATCGCTCAGAACTTCGGGCGGGAGGGCCGGGACGGCAACGACATTCTGCGGGTACAGCAGGTGGACCTTGAGCAGCACACGGCCCTGACCCGGAACACTGAGGGCGAATTGATGTGGAGCGTCATCATCCTGGGTGGGAACTACGCACGGAGTCAGCAGCAGACGCTCTCGCTCTCCTGAGGGCGCCGGGAGAGGGCACTGGAATCGTTCTTGGCAGATGACCTGAGCTCTCAGCTGATCACGGGGCTGGACGCGCTGCGGATCGGGGCGGGGCAATGGGCCAGGGTATCGGGCAACCTGCCCTTCCAGTCGGCGGGCGGCAAGCTGGTTTTTCATATCGCTGTGGATGAGACAGGCAAGCTGGCCGTCGGTGGGTTCGGCGGGGGGGTGGCCCACGAGCAGACCCATACGGTCACCCTGACGCTGGCACCGCTGCCCTGACGAACAAGCCGGCCAGGAGCGGAGGGGATTTCGGGAGCACCGAACTGCTGCGCCCGACTCCGGGGAGGATGGGTGCGGCCACAGCAGCACGGCCGGGTGGCCGGACGCCCTTGGCTCACGTCGTTCTTTTCAGAAAGAACATCGGTTTGAACCTCAGGGCCAGGGCTGGGTCGGCCTATTCTGCTCATTCAGCGACAGGTTGAGAGAGTGGAACTGTGGTGGGGGCAGGGCCAGACGAGCATCTGCGCGGGCGGATTGCCCAACGCCCCGAGCTGCTCCCCGGCACCGTCCGGAACTCTCTCTTTAGAACCTCCAGAAGGATTCATGCGGCCAGCGGGAGAGGTTGGAGAAGGCCAACTGAGAGCAGGGGGCGTCGGCCCGAGGTCAACATCCACTACGGGGAGCCGCAGGCGATGTTCCTTTGGAGACATAGTTCCGGTAAGGGAGAGGCAGAGGAGGGGAAGCCCTCGGCCTCATGACCCACCGGACTGATCCTCTGGCAGGTAAAAGCACAAATGATCGCAGCCAGATTCGACCTCCAGACTCCCCAAATCGCCTGAGACATACCTGTGGCGTTTGCTGAGACATACCTGTGGCGTTGCCGTGTTTTGCCTGAGACATACCTGTGGCGTTTGGCCCCTCTCCCCTGGGACATACCTGTGGGGTTCCGGTTATTTCCCACAGGTATGTCTCAGTACGACCCTGAGACATACCTGTGGCGTTTGCTGGGACACACCTGTGGCGTTTTTTTCGGCTCCTGGGACATACCTGTGGCATAAAGCCCCTCTGCCTGGGACACACCTGTGGCGTTTGCTGAGACATACCTGTGGAGAAAACCCTGAAAACGCCGTGCTGGACAGCATGTATAACGCCGCTTTGGTGGTGTTTTTTCACCAATATCTTTTCCAAAATCTTTTCCAGAAAGCACTACCATCCAACACCAGGGAACCTATGGACGACCACAAGCGGGCGGGCTTCGACGATCTGAACTGGGGACGGCTGAACCTCGTCTCGGCCCAGGATCAGGTCGTGCAGCAGCACAGTTGGCGGGTCACCTACCAGCAGGGGGACCGGGTGGTCCGGGTGGCCTGCCGTGCCCTGCCGGATTACGGGGTGCCGCACGGCATCGACAACGACGTCAGCAGCGCCCTGCTCGACCACTACATGAGCATCGGGCTGCCCGAAGACGGCGAGATGATCCTGGCGGTGTCCGAGCTGATGCAGCTTGCCAACTTCCACCGCAGCGGCAAGTACCGCGAGATGCTGGCCGTCAGCCTCGACCGCCTGCACACCAGTTCCTTCGAGGTCAGCGGGGGCTGGCGCGACCACCCCAACCGCCGCTGGACCACCGCGAAGTTCCATTTCATCGAGCTGCTGGAGTACACCCACCAGGGCGAGTCGGGCCGCTTCGACGAACGCAGCATGCTGCGCATCCGCCTGGCCGAGCCGCTGGTCGCCTCGCTGCGCAGCGGGTACACCAAACCGCTGAACCTCGACTTCATGCAGTCGCTCTCCCGGCCGCGCACCCGCATCATCTTCCGGCTGCTCGACGCCATGCGCTACAACCCGGAAGACCCCGACGAACTCATCGACGAGTACGAGGTGGGCCTGATCGAGTGGGCCGATCAGTGCAAGCTGCCCAACACCCGCCCCGACGCCATCCGGCGTGCCCTGGAAGGCCCCCACGAGGAACTGCTGCGCCGGGGCTACCTTCAGGAGGTGGGCCTCAGCGGGCGCGGGCGGCAGCAGCGCCTGCGCTACGTGTTCTCGCCGGAATTCACGCCG is a window encoding:
- a CDS encoding trypco2 family protein produces the protein MQAVRAAIAQNFGREGRDGNDILRVQQVDLEQHTALTRNTEGELMWSVIILGGNYARSQQQTLSLS
- a CDS encoding replication initiator protein A; the protein is MDDHKRAGFDDLNWGRLNLVSAQDQVVQQHSWRVTYQQGDRVVRVACRALPDYGVPHGIDNDVSSALLDHYMSIGLPEDGEMILAVSELMQLANFHRSGKYREMLAVSLDRLHTSSFEVSGGWRDHPNRRWTTAKFHFIELLEYTHQGESGRFDERSMLRIRLAEPLVASLRSGYTKPLNLDFMQSLSRPRTRIIFRLLDAMRYNPEDPDELIDEYEVGLIEWADQCKLPNTRPDAIRRALEGPHEELLRRGYLQEVGLSGRGRQQRLRYVFSPEFTPVSPALLHRLRLHGVADGVSRQLARQYRTTVLMSRIDLFERLLKSGKLTLRKTAAHALVHLIKHPDQYVEDDPAPGRRAPSLPAQARPTPPEPSATPGLAEQLQGLGDEQRATFAVKRISLLYHRKFTPLELDTLRHRLLEGETDALALLEEAYRRLAVLEAQSFVDELKASLRSG
- a CDS encoding PAS domain S-box protein, coding for MTPQAGEQRPGQTDGLRAAPDELRLLRQIVEESADCIKVLDLDAHLLSMNAGGQRVMEIDEFSVCERALWPSFWPEATQPEVMAALAAARAGHTGHFSGFCPTFRGTPRWWDVTVSPVRDEGGTVTRLLAVSRDITRFKAAEETARRQAELLGLTHDAVIVSSLGGSVTFWNRAATELYGFGPEEALGQDPRTLLRTRPHGNAAPAATDEVLRARGEWHGRLTHTTRAGHEVTVDSRQVLVPGNRPGEFAVLETNRDVTDQVRAEERLRGSEAHFRRLADANPIGVVIGHPDGRLSYANDAYLRLTGLTRGALEQGAVNWQSITPPEWLPADERAIAQVQERGYSDPYEKEYLRPGRARVPLLVALARAELQGDTLIAYVLDLSDRKAAEQALNNQNAQLQALNRQLLESAGEGIFGVDLAGHTTFANPAALAMTGYSLGEMLGRPQHALLHHTRAGGEPYPEDDCLIRHSQLDGQVRRSDGEVFWRRDGSSFPVAYIATPLRGSRGEIQGTVVTFSDVTARKQAEETLRRTNEELRRSNRDLEQFAFVAAHDLQEPLRTIVSYAELLERKHGEELQGGAQRYLSFITGGAGRMKALVDDLLAYASLNVTPPAQAPVPLAEALGTALAGLDAALRAADARVEVGGTLPVVLGDRRQLAQVLQNLIGNGLKFRRPGVPPVIGISAAPEGREWHVRVTDNGIGMEEAYLERIFLMFQRLHTRDRYEGTGLGLSICQRIIEAHGGRVWAESVPGRGSTFHFTLPAGETP
- a CDS encoding ParB/RepB/Spo0J family partition protein — encoded protein: MTRKRPQRDLGGLLGGAQALTQAGSEVQRLPLEQVRPYPGQPRRHIGGEELEQLTRSVREQGILQPLLVRPVPSGQGYEIAAGERRYRAALAAGLTEVPVLVRPLTDLQMIEVGLVENLQREGLSPIDETEGLLRLVALRLGLTPGEARQALMANLRRPDPAQVGLLEEVFALVGQQTWQSFAKNKLRMLQWPPEVLEAMRTRGLPYSLAGIVAAAPAEHRERLLDLALGGATGRELREEVAALRPASPADPLMARQLEQVRRTLGSPRFLQHLGRGQEAELRKWLERMPGWLKDRGQEEMTKP
- a CDS encoding Rrf2 family transcriptional regulator gives rise to the protein MTALPTAGPTELPGDPWRSLLKREESYAIHALLNIAQNPGTNAATIAEQLQLPYPFLAKVLRRLAEMNFIASTKGRGGGVTLRVDPARISLLDVIEAVSGPVILDPCQTKPRCATQQRTGKCNLKRAWLSASLGIREILGNITLGQLCDDGPAGEAASA
- a CDS encoding ParA family protein, encoding MNILTVFNHAGGAGKTSVTREVGYELSRQGQRVLLIDLDPQANLTGWLGVSGVEREETVYGVAVDGASLPAPRQAHGLALIPSHVSLALAENQMMGRVGAHARLRRALLEVSDTYDLVLIDSPPSLGQLSILGAIAADHMIVPVPTRQKGLDALPGLTEAFQEYRDVRPDLTVALYVPTLYDARRLHDREVLAALQENLAPLARPVPQREAVWLDSTTAGQPVGLYAPGSPVHGDVRRLAEDVAQAVGLKVRGGAA